Below is a window of Candidatus Thiodiazotropha endoloripes DNA.
TTTCAAAATGGTTTCACAGGCCGATGAATTAGTGGGTGATACAATGATCCCAGATACATTATCTTTCAACACCCTGACTGTGAATTCCAGTTCCCGTTTGGCATTGTTCTCTGCACTATAAACCTCTACGGCATAGCCTAAAGAAGTGGCGCGACTCTTTATTCCACGCCACATGATGTCCCAGAAGGGAATTCTGAGATCTGAAACGAGGTAGACAAGTTTTTTGTTGCTCATCTGGACTGTGCTGTTTGCATCTGCTGCTTCAATGTTGTCTGTGCAGCAAAGGCAGCCCAGGAAGACCAGACTGAGGAGGGAAAACAGTCTGGAGAGGTGTTGGTAGCGTATCGTATGGCTATTCATATTTATACAGTAGCACCAGTATTAACTCATTGTTAACAGGTGCTGATTTGAACTTTGTCAGAACACGCACGATTCCGATCTGAATCACTCCGGACCACACACAGCATTTGGTGTGAGGTATAGCTCCCTAAACCTGTTGTATATAGCGGACTTACGGTACGATAGTTTAGTACCCATGCCGTTGCTCTCTCAGTCAATATCAACACTCAGAAACCAAAGGCGTCTATTTCGGCTTATTAATGTGTCGGTCTAAAAATAACCGGGTGGAAGTAGACAACTATCGCCAGTGAACCGTTAGCTGTAATCCGAGATAGTCGTTGACCAGGGGGTCGATACGTTGTCGGTAGGGGCTGTTCCAGTCAGTATCGTCGTAGATGCCGAAGCTGGGGCTGCGGTAGAAGGAGCGTAGCTCAAGTTCACTGTCGGTCTCGATCCAGCCATCCACGATGGTGTTGAGGGTGCCCAGAGGATCGGTAAGGACGAGCACGGTCTTGTCCCAGAAACTATAGCTCGACTGACTTTTGATCTCTCGGCGGGTGTCTTCGAAATACCAGCCGAGTAGCGAGCCGAGGCCGGGTGTGAAGATCATGTCCTGAATCGAGACAGGTTCGAACAGGGCTTCCAGGCCGAACTCATAGATCGAGGAGAGGGTGAATGAGTACCAGAATGCGCCGGTCTCACTCAGGCCCCGCTCTCTACCCCTTGTGTAGTAGGTCATGCCCCAGTAAGGGTGAAGAATGTAGTTGATGTACCACTCGTCGGGATCCCAGCGGGGATGGGTGACATTATCCCACCACTTATTGACCGTGTACTCCTCTTTCTGCTCGTCGGTCCAGGCGGAGATCTCTTCCGGAAGCACATACAGCAGACCGACAATAAAGAACTGGTAACCGAAAAAGTATCCCGCATCCTTGCGCAGTCCAGGATAGTCTGCCGGGCTGGTGTCTCCAAGCTCTCTGCCGAAACCGTAGGGACGTTCAACTGCCGGTTCGCTGCTATCGAGGACAACACTGCCGGTCAGCGTGGATAGGCGAGTGGAATTGAACAGCGTACTGCGTTGCAGTTCAGTCTCATAGAACGAAACCGGGCTCTCTGAAAGCCATTCTGAACTGTTTGCCACACCCCAGGAGAGCAGGCTAATGATCAGGATAATCAGTCGACTCATGGCACCATTCATGTCCGCTTGTCTGATTGCACTCTGCATAGATGCCAGAAATCCTTGTAACACCCGGAAAATCTAATACAACCTGGATCCACACCAATCACCCGGCTCAACCGTGGATGTCATTGGCTGTTTTTGGCGACCAGTCCATGCAGTCCAGCCAGTCTGTCTCAAAAAATGACTATCCGCACCTACGAGCAACTATTCATCGGCGGCCACTCCGATTTCTAAACCACCAGCCCTGAAATCCGGATTTGAGAGGGTGATGGAAAGGATCCCAGAGAGCGGCGCCTGGATCGTCAAAGCGCGCGATTATAGCGGATTGGTGGGCGGTCGCCCACTGCTATTGCAGGGTTTTGAGGGTCAGTTGGTTTTGCGCAGGTTTTCCAGGTTGTTCAATACCCGTTGGGCGCGTTGAATCTTCTCCCGTGCCCGCAGATCCTGGGGATCGAGGGCGAGTGCTGCCCGCCAGGTCGCCTTGGCGCTTTCGATTTCACCATCCCGGTAGAGCCGGTCCCCGGCGCTCAGCAGATTGTCGATATATCGCTGCAGCTGCCGGTTGACCTTCGCCAGCATCTCACTGGCCCGGCTGTTTTTCGGCACATCCTTGAGAATTTTCTGCAGCGCGTGTTTGGCATCCCGCAGCTGGCCGCTCTCCAAGAGTCGGTTGGCTTCCGCCAAACGCTTGTCCAGTTTCTCTTTCCAGCGTTTCTGGCGGGCGGATTTCTCTTTTTTCTCCAGCGCCTGCTTGTTTTTGCTCTGCTCTTTAAGCAGGTGGTCCATCAGGTTTTGATCAGATTCGTCCAGCTTCAGTGAGAGGGCGATACTGAGACAATCCTTGGCCAGCGCATTGTTCCGCTTGTAGTGTCGCCAGCCGCAGTCTGACAAGGCAAGACGCATGCTTTGCAGCTGTGCCTGGGTCTGTTCCAGTAGCTGCAGGTATTGGGGGTTGTCGCTGGATTTGGTCAGTTTCACCAGGATTGGCAGCTGGTTTTTGAGTGCCGAGGTGTTACTGATCAGCAGCTGGTCATTCAGCTCCTCCTCGACGATTTTCTGCTGTCCCCGCAGACTCTTCAGTTCCTGGATATAGGTTTGATTATTGTTTTTACCCACACTGGCCTGATTGAGTAGATGGATGGCTTCGCTGTAGCGCCCTTTGGCGACCAGCTGTCGGCTGTATTCGAGGGAATCG
It encodes the following:
- a CDS encoding DUF3943 domain-containing protein; translated protein: MQSAIRQADMNGAMSRLIILIISLLSWGVANSSEWLSESPVSFYETELQRSTLFNSTRLSTLTGSVVLDSSEPAVERPYGFGRELGDTSPADYPGLRKDAGYFFGYQFFIVGLLYVLPEEISAWTDEQKEEYTVNKWWDNVTHPRWDPDEWYINYILHPYWGMTYYTRGRERGLSETGAFWYSFTLSSIYEFGLEALFEPVSIQDMIFTPGLGSLLGWYFEDTRREIKSQSSYSFWDKTVLVLTDPLGTLNTIVDGWIETDSELELRSFYRSPSFGIYDDTDWNSPYRQRIDPLVNDYLGLQLTVHWR
- a CDS encoding tetratricopeptide repeat protein translates to MLQTRETPAPVKDDSLEYSRQLVAKGRYSEAIHLLNQASVGKNNNQTYIQELKSLRGQQKIVEEELNDQLLISNTSALKNQLPILVKLTKSSDNPQYLQLLEQTQAQLQSMRLALSDCGWRHYKRNNALAKDCLSIALSLKLDESDQNLMDHLLKEQSKNKQALEKKEKSARQKRWKEKLDKRLAEANRLLESGQLRDAKHALQKILKDVPKNSRASEMLAKVNRQLQRYIDNLLSAGDRLYRDGEIESAKATWRAALALDPQDLRAREKIQRAQRVLNNLENLRKTN